A genomic segment from Klebsiella africana encodes:
- a CDS encoding sucrose-6-phosphate hydrolase, with the protein MSLPSRLPAILQAVMQGQPQALADSHYPQWHLAPVSGLLNDPNGFCQVAGRYHLFYQWNPLACDHTYKCWGHWSSADLLHWRHEPIALMPDEEYDRNGCYSGSAVEFEGALTLCYTGNVKFPDGGRTAWQCLATENADGTFRKLGPVLPLPDGYTGHVRDPKVWQQDGRWYMVLGAQDVQQRGKVLLFTASDLREWRLVGEIAGHGVNGLANGGYMWECPDLFPLADTHLLICCPQGLTREAQRFLNTYPAVWMAGRFDAERGTFDHGPLHELDSGFEFYAPQTMQAEDGRRLLVGWMGVPDGEEMHQPTRAQGWIHQMTCVRELEWQAGTLYQRPLRELAALRGEAQGWRGQSLPLAPMELAFDIAPDSTLGLDFAGALQLTVNRDGLRLSRRGLQTAEMHHRYWRGDARRLRIFIDRSSVEIFINDGEGVMSSRFFPGYPGQLIFSGATPVAFCRWLLRPCMVV; encoded by the coding sequence ATGTCATTACCGTCACGCCTGCCTGCGATCCTGCAGGCCGTTATGCAGGGCCAGCCGCAGGCGCTGGCCGACAGCCATTATCCGCAATGGCATCTGGCGCCGGTCAGCGGACTGCTGAACGATCCCAACGGCTTTTGCCAGGTCGCCGGGCGTTACCACCTGTTTTATCAGTGGAACCCGCTCGCCTGCGACCATACCTATAAGTGCTGGGGACACTGGAGTTCAGCCGATCTGCTGCACTGGCGGCATGAACCTATCGCCCTGATGCCGGACGAAGAGTATGACCGCAACGGCTGCTACTCCGGCAGCGCGGTCGAGTTCGAGGGCGCCCTGACCCTGTGCTACACCGGCAACGTGAAATTCCCCGACGGCGGGCGCACCGCCTGGCAGTGCCTGGCGACAGAGAATGCCGATGGCACCTTCCGCAAGCTGGGGCCGGTGCTGCCGCTCCCTGACGGTTACACCGGCCATGTACGCGACCCTAAAGTGTGGCAGCAGGACGGGCGCTGGTACATGGTCCTCGGCGCGCAGGATGTACAACAGCGCGGTAAAGTGCTGCTGTTTACCGCCAGCGATCTGCGGGAGTGGCGCCTGGTGGGCGAGATCGCCGGACATGGCGTGAACGGTCTGGCGAACGGCGGCTATATGTGGGAGTGCCCGGATCTCTTTCCGCTGGCGGACACCCACCTGCTGATCTGCTGCCCGCAGGGGCTGACCCGCGAAGCGCAGCGTTTTCTCAACACCTACCCGGCGGTATGGATGGCAGGCCGCTTCGACGCCGAACGCGGCACCTTCGACCACGGCCCGCTGCACGAGCTGGACAGCGGATTTGAGTTCTACGCGCCGCAGACCATGCAGGCCGAAGATGGCCGCCGCCTGCTGGTCGGCTGGATGGGCGTCCCGGACGGGGAAGAGATGCATCAGCCCACCCGCGCGCAGGGCTGGATCCACCAAATGACCTGCGTGCGCGAGCTGGAGTGGCAGGCGGGCACCCTGTATCAGCGCCCGCTGCGCGAGCTGGCCGCCCTGCGCGGGGAAGCCCAGGGCTGGCGCGGGCAGAGCCTGCCCCTCGCCCCGATGGAGCTGGCCTTTGACATCGCCCCCGACAGCACGCTGGGGCTGGACTTTGCCGGCGCCCTGCAGCTTACCGTCAACCGCGACGGCTTACGCCTGTCGCGCCGAGGGCTGCAGACGGCCGAGATGCATCACCGCTACTGGCGCGGCGACGCGCGGCGCCTGCGGATCTTTATCGACCGCTCCAGCGTGGAGATTTTCATCAACGATGGCGAAGGGGTAATGAGCAGCCGCTTCTTCCCGGGTTATCCGGGGCAGTTAATCTTCAGCGGTGCGACGCCGGTGGCATTCTGCCGCTGGCTGCTGCGGCCATGCATGGTAGTATAA
- a CDS encoding HlyD family secretion protein, which translates to METLMLLTYAALCIVVFKVFRIPLNKWTVPTAVLGGIALIGAVIFGMNYNFPYTDVGNQVFRTVPIVSQVRGRVQSVPVKPNQMLHKGDVLFTLDPTPFQAKVDDLQAQIKAASQDALSLNAALSQAQAELSRAVAQRDQSRREYARYRAGHAQGAFSDQMVDTRLQTWKADEASVSAAQAKVVQARNALDSVVKGKNTTVASLLAQLQKAQFQLENTVVRAPEDGYVSTVGLRPGTMSTALGMIPLMTFVPVEGAASREYVAAFRQNALQRLHKGEPAELMFPAIPGTVFRGEVADVLPAIGESQFQGQGKLLTTDALNTHGRALVVLKVTDPRFAEYALPQGATLEAAVYSDHLKELSLIRKILIRMKSWENYLYLDH; encoded by the coding sequence ATGGAAACGTTAATGTTGCTCACCTACGCTGCGCTATGCATCGTGGTGTTTAAAGTCTTCCGCATTCCGCTCAATAAGTGGACCGTACCGACGGCGGTGCTCGGCGGTATCGCCCTGATTGGCGCAGTGATCTTCGGGATGAACTACAACTTCCCTTATACCGATGTCGGTAATCAGGTGTTTCGCACCGTGCCGATTGTGTCGCAGGTGCGCGGCCGGGTGCAGAGCGTACCGGTGAAGCCTAACCAGATGCTGCATAAGGGCGATGTGCTGTTTACCCTCGACCCGACGCCGTTCCAGGCGAAAGTAGACGATCTGCAGGCGCAGATAAAAGCGGCCAGTCAGGATGCGCTCTCCTTAAACGCGGCGTTAAGCCAGGCGCAGGCCGAGCTGAGCCGTGCGGTGGCCCAGCGCGACCAGTCGCGGCGGGAGTATGCTCGCTATCGGGCGGGCCACGCCCAGGGCGCCTTCTCCGATCAAATGGTTGATACCCGTCTGCAGACGTGGAAAGCCGATGAAGCCAGCGTCAGCGCCGCTCAGGCGAAGGTGGTACAGGCGCGCAACGCGCTGGACTCGGTAGTGAAGGGCAAAAATACCACCGTGGCCTCCCTGCTGGCGCAGCTGCAAAAGGCGCAGTTTCAGTTGGAGAACACCGTTGTCCGCGCCCCGGAAGACGGCTACGTCAGCACCGTCGGCTTACGGCCGGGTACGATGTCCACTGCGCTGGGGATGATCCCGCTGATGACCTTTGTACCGGTGGAGGGTGCCGCCTCGCGGGAGTACGTCGCGGCATTTCGCCAGAACGCCCTGCAGCGTTTGCACAAAGGCGAGCCTGCGGAACTGATGTTCCCGGCCATCCCGGGCACCGTCTTTCGCGGAGAAGTGGCCGACGTGCTGCCGGCGATTGGCGAGAGTCAGTTCCAGGGGCAGGGCAAACTGCTGACCACAGACGCGCTCAATACCCATGGCCGGGCGCTGGTGGTGCTGAAGGTGACCGATCCGCGTTTTGCCGAATACGCTCTACCGCAGGGGGCCACCCTCGAGGCGGCGGTCTACTCGGATCACCTGAAAGAGCTGTCGCTGATCCGGAAGATCCTGATCCGCATGAAAAGCTGGGAAAACTACCTCTATCTCGATCACTAA
- a CDS encoding ABC transporter ATP-binding protein has product MSDQTLSGLSLSHFSAGYPRRKVIENLTVPHLPRGKITALLGPNGSGKSTLMRAMAGLGPCRGELLLEGENLLTQPFSRRAEQVVYLPQTLPAGVHLHVLESIIVAQRAAGGRHSPQHQEEVMALLRQLGIAHLAMSYLDQLSGGQKQLVGLAQSLIRQPRLLLLDEPLSALDLNYQFHVMDLVRRETRRRNIVTLVVVHDINIALRHADHVLMLKAGQLLGDGTPAAVITPETLAAVYGVRGRIEPCSQGVRQVIIDGLVDSEA; this is encoded by the coding sequence ATGAGCGACCAGACGTTATCCGGGCTGTCGCTGTCTCACTTCAGCGCTGGCTACCCCAGACGCAAGGTGATCGAGAACCTGACGGTTCCCCATCTGCCGCGGGGAAAAATCACCGCGCTGCTGGGGCCAAACGGCAGCGGTAAATCGACGTTAATGCGGGCGATGGCGGGTCTGGGCCCCTGCCGTGGCGAGCTGCTGCTGGAGGGGGAAAATCTGCTGACGCAGCCGTTCTCACGTCGCGCGGAGCAGGTGGTCTATCTTCCACAGACGCTGCCTGCCGGCGTGCATCTGCATGTGCTGGAGTCGATTATCGTGGCCCAGCGCGCCGCCGGAGGACGCCACAGTCCGCAGCACCAGGAGGAGGTGATGGCGCTGCTGCGACAGCTGGGGATTGCCCACCTGGCGATGAGCTACCTCGATCAGCTCTCTGGCGGACAAAAGCAGCTGGTGGGGCTCGCTCAGTCGCTGATCCGCCAGCCGCGCCTGCTGCTACTCGACGAACCGCTCAGCGCCCTTGACCTCAACTACCAGTTTCACGTGATGGATCTGGTGCGTAGGGAGACCCGGCGGCGCAACATCGTGACCCTGGTGGTGGTGCACGACATCAATATAGCCCTGCGTCACGCTGACCACGTGCTGATGCTCAAGGCGGGCCAGCTGCTCGGCGACGGCACCCCGGCCGCGGTCATCACCCCCGAGACCCTGGCGGCCGTCTATGGCGTGCGCGGGCGTATTGAACCCTGTTCGCAGGGGGTGCGGCAGGTAATTATTGACGGGCTGGTAGACAGCGAGGCCTGA
- a CDS encoding carbohydrate porin, whose protein sequence is MYKKRKLAILIALLTGTAAAHGQTDLNSIEARLAALEKRLQDAETRASTAESRAASAEQKVQQLTQQQQQTQATTQQVARRTTQLEEKAERPSGFEFHGYARSGVIMNDSAASTKSGAYMTPAGETGGAIGRLGNQADTYVEMNLEHKQTLDNGATTRFKVMVADGQTTYNDWTASSSDLNVRQAFVELGNLPTFEGPFKGSTLWAGKRFDRDNFDIHWIDSDVVFLAGTGGGIYDVKWNDSLRSNFSLYGRNFGDIADSSNSVQNYIVSMNNFAGPVQMMVSGMRAKDNDDRQDANGNLVKGDAANTGVHALLGLHNESFYGLRDGTSKTALLYGHGLGAEVKGIGSDGALRPGANTWRFASYGTTPLSDRWFIAPAVLAQSSKDRYVEGDSYQWATLNLRLIQEVTQNFALAWEGSYQYMDLQPEGYNDRHAVNGSFYKLTFAPTFKVGSIGDFFSRPEIRFYTSWMDWSKKLDNYANDDALGSNGFKSGGEWSFGMQMETWF, encoded by the coding sequence ATGTATAAAAAACGGAAGTTAGCCATTCTTATTGCTTTGCTAACCGGCACCGCCGCCGCCCATGGGCAGACAGACCTGAACAGCATTGAAGCGCGTCTCGCCGCCCTGGAAAAACGCCTGCAGGATGCCGAGACCCGCGCCAGCACTGCCGAAAGCCGTGCCGCCTCGGCGGAGCAGAAAGTTCAGCAGTTAACCCAGCAGCAGCAGCAAACCCAGGCCACCACCCAGCAGGTGGCCAGGCGCACCACTCAACTGGAAGAAAAAGCCGAACGGCCCAGCGGCTTTGAGTTCCACGGCTATGCCCGCTCCGGGGTGATCATGAACGACTCCGCCGCCAGCACCAAATCCGGCGCCTATATGACTCCCGCCGGGGAGACCGGTGGCGCCATTGGTCGTTTGGGTAACCAGGCCGACACCTATGTGGAAATGAACCTCGAACATAAGCAGACGCTGGACAACGGGGCAACCACCCGTTTCAAAGTGATGGTGGCCGACGGGCAGACCACCTATAACGACTGGACGGCAAGCAGCAGCGACCTGAACGTGCGCCAGGCGTTTGTCGAGCTGGGCAACCTGCCCACCTTCGAAGGCCCGTTCAAAGGCTCGACCCTGTGGGCTGGGAAACGCTTTGACCGTGACAACTTCGACATCCACTGGATTGACTCGGATGTGGTGTTCCTCGCCGGGACCGGCGGCGGGATCTACGACGTGAAATGGAACGACAGTCTGCGCAGCAACTTCTCGTTATACGGGCGCAACTTTGGCGATATCGCTGACAGCAGTAACAGCGTGCAGAACTATATCGTCAGCATGAATAACTTTGCCGGCCCGGTGCAGATGATGGTCAGCGGGATGCGGGCGAAAGATAATGACGACCGCCAGGACGCGAACGGCAACCTGGTGAAAGGCGATGCCGCTAACACTGGGGTTCATGCCCTGCTGGGCCTGCACAATGAGAGCTTCTATGGCCTGCGCGACGGGACCAGCAAAACGGCCCTGCTGTACGGCCACGGGCTGGGCGCTGAGGTTAAAGGCATCGGCTCCGACGGCGCGCTGCGCCCGGGGGCCAATACCTGGCGCTTCGCCAGCTATGGCACCACGCCGCTGAGCGATCGCTGGTTTATTGCCCCGGCCGTGCTGGCGCAGAGCAGTAAAGATCGCTATGTCGAAGGCGATAGCTATCAGTGGGCCACTCTCAACCTGCGTCTGATTCAGGAAGTGACGCAGAACTTCGCTCTCGCCTGGGAGGGTAGCTATCAGTACATGGATCTGCAGCCTGAAGGCTACAACGATCGCCATGCGGTGAACGGCAGCTTCTACAAGCTGACCTTCGCCCCGACCTTCAAGGTGGGCAGCATCGGCGACTTCTTCTCGCGGCCGGAGATCCGCTTCTATACATCGTGGATGGACTGGAGCAAAAAACTGGATAACTACGCCAACGATGATGCATTAGGCAGCAACGGGTTCAAATCGGGCGGCGAATGGTCGTTCGGTATGCAAATGGAGACCTGGTTCTGA
- a CDS encoding aminoimidazole riboside kinase: MNGKIWVLGDAVVDLLPDGEGRLLQCPGGAPANVAVGVARLGGDSGFIGRVGDDPFGRFMRHTLAQEQVDVNYMRLDAAQRTSTVVVDLDQHGERTFTFMVRPSADLFLQPEDLPPFAAGQWLHVCSIALSAEPSRSTAFAAMEAIKRVGGYVSFDPNIRSDLWQDPQELRDCLDRALALADAIKLSEEELAFVSGSDDIVSGIARLNARFQPTLLLVTQGKAGVQAALRGQVSHFPARPVVAVDTTGAGDAFVAGLLAGLAAHGIPDNLAALAPDLTLAQTCGALATTAKGAMTALPYRDDLQRAL; this comes from the coding sequence ATGAATGGAAAAATCTGGGTACTCGGCGATGCGGTCGTCGACCTCCTGCCTGATGGAGAGGGTCGCCTGCTGCAATGCCCCGGCGGCGCGCCGGCCAACGTCGCGGTCGGCGTGGCACGGCTCGGCGGCGACAGCGGGTTTATCGGCCGCGTCGGCGACGATCCCTTCGGGCGCTTTATGCGTCACACCCTGGCGCAGGAGCAGGTAGATGTGAACTATATGCGCCTCGATGCGGCGCAGCGCACTTCCACGGTGGTGGTCGATCTCGATCAGCACGGGGAGCGCACCTTTACCTTTATGGTCCGCCCGAGCGCCGACCTGTTCCTTCAGCCCGAGGATCTCCCGCCGTTTGCCGCCGGCCAGTGGCTGCACGTCTGCTCTATCGCCCTCAGCGCCGAGCCGAGTCGCAGCACGGCATTCGCGGCGATGGAGGCGATAAAGCGCGTCGGGGGCTATGTCAGCTTCGACCCCAATATTCGCAGCGACCTGTGGCAGGATCCGCAGGAGCTGCGCGACTGTCTCGACCGGGCGCTGGCCCTCGCCGACGCCATAAAACTCTCGGAAGAGGAGCTGGCCTTTGTCAGCGGCAGCGACGACATCGTCAGCGGCATCGCCCGGCTGAATGCCCGCTTCCAGCCGACGCTGCTGCTGGTGACCCAGGGCAAAGCGGGGGTCCAGGCCGCCCTGCGCGGCCAGGTTAGCCACTTCCCCGCTCGCCCGGTGGTGGCCGTTGATACCACTGGCGCCGGCGATGCCTTTGTCGCCGGGCTGCTCGCCGGCCTCGCCGCTCACGGTATCCCTGACAACCTCGCCGCGCTGGCTCCCGACCTTACGCTGGCGCAAACCTGCGGCGCGCTGGCCACCACCGCCAAAGGCGCCATGACCGCCCTGCCCTACAGGGACGATCTTCAGCGCGCGCTGTGA
- a CDS encoding LacI family DNA-binding transcriptional regulator, which translates to MVMKTKRVTIKDIAELAGVSKATASLVLNGRGKELRVAQETRERVLAIAREQHYQPSIHARSLRDNRSHTIGLVVPEITNYGFAVFSHELETLCREAGVQLLISCTDENPGQESVVVNNMIARQVDGLIVASCMHSDADYLKLSEQLPVVLFDRSPSDSALPLVMTDSVTPTAELISRIAPQHADEFWFLGGQPRLSPSRDRLAGFTQGLAQAGITLRPEWVINGNYHPSSGYEMFAALCARLGRPPKALFTAACGLLEGVLRYMSQHHLLGSDIHLASFDDHYLYDSLSLRIDTVQQDNRQLAWHCYDLLSQLIDGQAPEPLQRYLPATLQIRHP; encoded by the coding sequence GTGGTGATGAAAACCAAACGCGTAACTATCAAAGATATCGCCGAACTGGCGGGCGTCTCCAAAGCGACCGCCAGTCTGGTGCTCAACGGTCGTGGTAAAGAGCTGCGCGTGGCGCAAGAGACGCGCGAGCGCGTGCTGGCGATCGCCCGCGAACAGCACTATCAGCCGAGCATTCACGCGCGCTCGCTGCGCGATAACCGCAGCCATACCATTGGCCTGGTGGTGCCGGAGATCACCAACTACGGGTTTGCCGTTTTCTCCCATGAGCTTGAGACGCTCTGCCGGGAAGCCGGCGTGCAGCTGCTTATCTCCTGCACCGACGAAAACCCCGGCCAGGAGAGCGTGGTGGTCAATAACATGATCGCCCGCCAGGTCGACGGCCTGATTGTCGCCTCTTGTATGCACAGCGATGCCGACTACCTGAAGCTCAGCGAACAGCTGCCGGTGGTGCTGTTTGACCGCTCCCCCAGCGACAGCGCCCTGCCGCTGGTGATGACCGACTCGGTGACGCCAACCGCCGAGCTGATCTCCCGTATCGCGCCTCAGCATGCGGACGAGTTCTGGTTCCTCGGCGGCCAGCCGCGGCTGTCGCCGTCGCGCGACCGGCTGGCGGGGTTCACCCAGGGCCTGGCCCAGGCGGGGATCACGCTGCGCCCTGAGTGGGTGATCAACGGCAACTACCACCCCAGCTCCGGGTATGAGATGTTCGCGGCGCTCTGCGCGCGGCTGGGACGTCCGCCGAAGGCCCTGTTTACTGCGGCCTGCGGGCTGCTCGAAGGGGTGCTGCGCTATATGAGCCAGCACCATCTGCTGGGCTCCGATATTCATCTTGCCAGCTTCGACGATCACTATCTGTATGATTCGCTTTCCCTGCGCATTGATACCGTGCAGCAGGATAATCGCCAGCTGGCCTGGCACTGCTACGATCTGCTCAGCCAGCTGATCGACGGTCAGGCCCCCGAGCCGCTCCAGCGCTACCTGCCCGCCACCCTGCAGATTCGCCATCCCTGA
- a CDS encoding Crp/Fnr family transcriptional regulator: MNPGFGDIYDRYQKLTLTTHLPAVIACSETLNLSKDQRFIPQPGYLYFLLQGQMTLAFGDEQNLIGIVIAHMPLGLLEHYCPSVALYYQCLGECQLAKITVSDFERIFFQSSPAYMQELTTILAYMGIFALDAHYERGSQTSFQTIKSMLSRYLYRGEIDGGQHESLSAFIIKRTNLSRSYVYQVLAALREGGYITVKKGKLISIDRHIPEKF, encoded by the coding sequence ATGAACCCCGGTTTTGGCGATATTTACGATCGGTACCAGAAGCTGACGTTGACCACGCATCTGCCGGCGGTGATCGCCTGCAGTGAAACATTGAATCTGAGCAAAGACCAGCGCTTTATTCCGCAGCCGGGCTATCTCTATTTTCTGCTGCAGGGGCAAATGACGCTGGCCTTCGGCGATGAGCAGAACCTGATCGGCATTGTTATTGCGCATATGCCGTTAGGATTACTGGAACATTATTGTCCGTCGGTGGCGCTCTATTATCAGTGTCTGGGCGAGTGCCAGCTGGCGAAAATAACCGTCAGCGACTTTGAGCGAATATTTTTTCAGTCGTCCCCGGCCTATATGCAAGAGCTGACCACGATCCTGGCCTACATGGGTATATTTGCCCTTGATGCCCACTATGAACGCGGCAGCCAGACCAGCTTTCAGACCATTAAATCGATGCTGTCGCGCTATTTATATCGTGGCGAAATTGATGGGGGTCAGCATGAGAGCCTGTCGGCATTTATTATTAAACGAACCAATCTTTCGCGCAGCTATGTGTACCAGGTGCTGGCCGCCCTGCGCGAGGGGGGATATATCACGGTGAAAAAAGGCAAGCTGATCTCCATCGACCGTCATATTCCTGAGAAATTCTGA
- a CDS encoding FecCD family ABC transporter permease: MMDDYRRIVRRRLLLMLLLALLIVASLLLDFMLGPAGLPLQSLWQTLTDPASADPGTRAIVWDIRLPYAVMAIIVGLALGLAGAEMQTILNNPLASPFTLGVSSAAAFGAALAIVLGIGLPGIPGQWFISANAFIFALLAALLLDGITRWTQVATSGVILFGIALVFTFNALVSMLQFIANEDTLQGLVFWTMGSIDRASWSKVAILLVALALVMPLSLRSAWKLTALRLGEDRAVSFGINVRRLRLTTLLRISILSALSVAFVGPIGFIGLVAPHIARMLFGEDHRFYLPASALIGALVLSLASIASKNLIPGAIIPVGIVTSLVGVPFFLSIILRHRGQV; encoded by the coding sequence GTGATGGATGACTATCGCCGTATCGTGCGTCGCCGCCTGCTGCTGATGCTCCTGCTGGCGCTGTTGATTGTCGCGTCGCTGCTGCTCGATTTTATGCTCGGCCCCGCCGGTCTGCCGCTGCAGAGCCTGTGGCAGACGTTAACCGATCCGGCCAGCGCCGATCCGGGCACGCGCGCCATCGTCTGGGATATCCGCCTGCCCTATGCGGTGATGGCGATTATCGTCGGTCTGGCGCTGGGACTGGCCGGCGCCGAAATGCAGACCATCCTCAATAACCCGCTGGCCAGCCCGTTTACTCTCGGCGTCTCCTCGGCTGCGGCGTTTGGCGCCGCGCTGGCGATTGTGCTGGGTATTGGTCTGCCCGGTATTCCCGGCCAGTGGTTTATCTCGGCCAACGCCTTTATCTTCGCCCTGCTGGCGGCCCTGCTGCTGGACGGCATCACCCGCTGGACCCAGGTTGCCACCTCCGGCGTCATTCTGTTCGGTATCGCGCTAGTCTTTACCTTTAACGCCCTGGTCTCGATGCTGCAGTTCATCGCCAACGAAGACACGCTGCAGGGGCTGGTGTTCTGGACCATGGGCAGCATCGATCGCGCCTCCTGGAGCAAAGTCGCCATCCTGCTGGTCGCCCTGGCGCTGGTGATGCCCCTGTCGCTGCGCAGCGCATGGAAGCTGACCGCCCTGCGGCTGGGTGAGGACCGGGCCGTCAGCTTTGGCATTAACGTTCGCCGCCTGCGCCTGACCACGCTGCTGCGGATCAGCATTCTGTCGGCGCTTTCGGTGGCCTTTGTCGGGCCAATCGGCTTTATCGGCCTGGTGGCGCCGCATATTGCGCGGATGCTCTTCGGCGAAGACCATCGCTTTTATCTGCCCGCCAGCGCGCTAATCGGCGCTCTGGTGCTCTCCCTGGCCTCCATCGCCTCGAAGAACCTGATCCCGGGGGCCATTATTCCGGTGGGGATCGTCACTTCCCTGGTCGGGGTCCCGTTCTTTTTGAGCATTATTTTACGTCACCGGGGGCAGGTATGA
- a CDS encoding sucrose-specific PTS transporter subunit IIBC, translated as MDFEQISRSLLPLLGGKENIASAAHCATRLRLVLVDDALADQQAIGKIDGVKGCFRNAGQMQIIFGTGVVNKVYAAFIQAAGISESSKSEAADLAAKKLNPFQRIARLLSNIFVPIIPAIVASGLLMGLLGMVKTYGWVDPSNAIYIMLDMCSSAAFIILPILIGFTAAREFGGNPYLGATLGGILTHPALTNAWGVAAGFHTMNFFGIEVAMIGYQGTVFPVLLAVWFMSLVEKRLRRVIPDALDLILTPFLTVIISGFIALLLIGPAGRALGDGISFILSTLISHAGWLAGLLFGGLYSVIVITGIHHSFHAIEAGLLGNPSIGVNFLLPIWAMANVAQGGACFAVWFKTKDAKIKAITLPSAFSAMLGITEAAIFGINLRFVKPFIAALVGGAAGGAWVVSMHVYMTAVGLTAIPGMAIVQASSLLNYIIGMAIAFAVAFMLSLTLKYKTDAE; from the coding sequence ATGGATTTTGAACAAATTTCCCGCTCACTGCTTCCCCTGCTGGGCGGCAAGGAAAATATCGCCAGCGCCGCGCACTGCGCCACCCGCCTGCGGCTGGTGCTGGTCGACGACGCGCTCGCCGACCAGCAGGCGATTGGCAAAATCGACGGGGTGAAAGGCTGCTTTCGCAATGCCGGTCAGATGCAGATCATCTTCGGCACCGGGGTGGTCAATAAAGTCTATGCCGCCTTTATCCAGGCCGCAGGCATCAGCGAATCGAGCAAATCCGAAGCCGCCGACCTGGCGGCGAAAAAGCTGAACCCTTTCCAGCGCATCGCCCGCCTGCTGTCCAACATCTTCGTGCCGATTATTCCCGCCATCGTCGCCTCCGGCCTGCTGATGGGGCTGCTGGGGATGGTCAAAACCTACGGCTGGGTCGACCCGAGCAACGCTATCTATATCATGCTGGATATGTGCAGCTCGGCGGCGTTTATCATTCTGCCGATCCTGATCGGCTTCACCGCCGCCCGCGAATTTGGCGGTAACCCCTATCTGGGCGCGACCCTCGGCGGGATCCTCACCCACCCGGCGCTGACCAACGCCTGGGGCGTCGCCGCCGGCTTCCACACCATGAATTTCTTCGGCATCGAAGTGGCGATGATCGGCTACCAGGGCACCGTCTTCCCGGTGCTGCTGGCGGTGTGGTTTATGAGCCTGGTCGAGAAGCGGCTGCGCCGCGTGATCCCTGACGCGCTGGACCTGATCCTCACCCCGTTCCTGACGGTGATTATCTCCGGCTTTATCGCCCTGCTGCTGATCGGCCCGGCCGGTCGCGCGCTCGGCGACGGCATTTCGTTTATCCTCAGCACGCTTATCAGCCACGCCGGCTGGCTGGCGGGCCTGCTGTTCGGCGGCCTCTACTCGGTGATCGTCATTACCGGCATCCATCACAGCTTCCATGCTATCGAGGCGGGTCTGCTGGGCAACCCATCGATTGGCGTCAACTTCCTGCTGCCGATCTGGGCGATGGCCAACGTCGCTCAGGGTGGCGCCTGCTTTGCGGTGTGGTTTAAAACCAAAGATGCCAAAATCAAAGCCATCACCCTGCCCTCGGCGTTTTCGGCGATGCTGGGGATCACGGAAGCGGCAATCTTCGGCATTAACCTGCGCTTTGTGAAGCCGTTCATCGCCGCGCTGGTGGGCGGTGCCGCCGGCGGCGCCTGGGTGGTGTCGATGCATGTCTATATGACCGCGGTGGGCCTGACGGCGATCCCGGGGATGGCCATCGTACAGGCCAGCTCGCTGCTGAACTACATTATCGGTATGGCGATCGCCTTCGCCGTGGCCTTCATGCTTTCTCTGACGCTGAAATACAAAACGGACGCTGAATAA
- a CDS encoding DUF3302 domain-containing protein, producing the protein MTLDYVALAILIAVALILFYGVIVIHDIPYEIAKERRHPHQDAIHYAGWVSLFTLHALWPLLWIWATLWREDRGWGMRHIADDQQALHQRLETVAQQLEQVQREVDALKAKEAK; encoded by the coding sequence ATGACCCTGGATTATGTTGCGTTGGCCATTCTAATCGCTGTGGCCTTAATACTTTTTTATGGCGTCATTGTTATTCACGATATTCCTTATGAAATTGCCAAAGAGCGGCGCCATCCTCATCAGGATGCGATTCATTATGCCGGCTGGGTCAGCTTATTTACCCTCCACGCCCTGTGGCCTTTGTTATGGATCTGGGCAACGCTGTGGCGCGAAGATCGCGGGTGGGGAATGCGCCATATTGCCGACGATCAGCAAGCGCTGCATCAGCGTCTGGAAACGGTGGCCCAGCAGCTGGAACAGGTCCAGCGCGAGGTCGACGCCCTGAAAGCGAAGGAGGCAAAATAA